ACATGATCTTCCTGCTGGCGCTGTTCCTGCTTTTCCGCGCGGAGGCCATTCCGCGTTCTGTCGTCCTCATCAACATCTTTGTGTTTGCAGCCCTGCTTGCAGGCCCGCGGCTTTTGTATCGCGCCTATCGCGATGGACGCATGGCGACCTTGCTGGAGCGTGGCACCCACTGGCGCATCCCGGTCCTGATTGTTGGGGCAGGGGATCAGGCCGAGGCGTTTCATCGGCAGATGCTGCGTGACACCGATGCTCCCTATCGGGTCATCGGCATCCTGGATGACGACCCTGCGCGCATTGGCACGACCATTCGCGGTGTGCGCGTCCACGGTCCATTGGCCGAGCTTGCGGAAATCACAAGCAAACTGGAACGCCGAGGGGCCCGTCCTGAAAGACTCGTTCTGACCGCCGACTATGAGGGGTCAGCCAGCCGGTCTGATCTGTTTCATATGGCATCTGAGCTTGGCATGCGGCTGGATCGCATTCCGGCCCAAAGCACCCTGCGCAAGGAAGACGGCAAGCAGCTTGAAGTGCAGCCGGTGGACGTCGAGGATCTCCTGAGCCGTCCGCAAGCGCAGCTCGACAAGTCTGACATGCGACACCTGCTGGCGGGCAAGCGTGTTGTCGTAACGGGTGCAGGCGGCTCCATTGGCTCTGAACTGGTTTTGCAGATTGCCGAGTTTGACCCGGCGAGCATCACCTTGCTCGATCAGTCAGAATACAATCTCTACGAAATCGATCGCGTGCTGGGTGAGGAATATCCCGACCTTCCGCGTACGGCGCATCTGTGCAATGTGCGCAATGCGGATCAGGTGGATAGCATTTTCGCCGAAGCGTCACCGCAGGTCGTGGTGCATGCCGCTGCGCTGAAGCACGTGCCTTTGCTTGAACCGCAACCATCACAAGCGGTCCTGACCAACATACATGGCAGCCGTAACGTGGCTGACGCCAGCGTCAAATGTGGTGCCGATGTGATGGTGATGATTTCCACCGACAAGGCGTCTGACCCGATCAGCATCATGGGCGCCAGCAAACGTGTGGCGGAATCCTACGCGCAGGTGCTGGATATTGATCAGCGCAACCGACCCAACGGGACGCGTTTTGTAACCGTGCGCTTTGGCAATGTGCTTGGATCTGCCGGTTCCGTGGTGCCGCTGTTTCAAAAGCAGCTTGAAAAGGGTGGGCCGCTTACGGTCACCGACCCGGAGATGGTTCGCTACTTCATGACCATCCGCGAGGCTGTGCAGCTGGTGCTCTTTGCCAGTGCCCGTGAGATGAAGCTGGATGCCAGCATCGGGTCCATTCTGGTGCTGGATATGGGTGAGCCGGTGCGCATCATCGACATGGCCCGGCAGATGATACGCCTCGCAGGTCTCGAGCCTGATGAGGACATTGAGATCAAGATCACCGGTGCGCGTCCCGGCGAGCGGCTGTCAGAGCCCTTGTTTGACAAACGTGAAGAACATCTGCCGTCCGGACACCCCGGACTCTTGCTGGCGCGGCCCGATGTCGGCGGCCTGGCGCAGGTCCGGCAGTCGATAGATCAGATGGTTGATCTGGCGCGCAAGAGCGACGAAGCAGCTGTTCGCACGGCGCTGGAGGCACAGGTTTCAGGTGCACCAAAAGGTGATGTGTCCGCTGCTGTGGCCAGCAACTAACGCGCAGTAGAGCCCAAAACGGCAAATCGCGGCTGATTGCTGGTTAACGCCGATTTAGAGACGTAATAGTAACGCTCGGAAATCATACTTTATTTCGATTCACCGACCGGCTGCCGTATGCATCGCCGGACCGCTGAAATCGACCAGATGCCTATCAGCCCAGACGCTTATCCGCAGAGAGCCTGAGACATGACTTCACCTTCTTCCGACACGCGCCCCCTGGCAGTGGTCATCCTTGCCGCCGGCAAGGGGACACGCATGCGGTCGGACATTCCCAAGGTGCTGCACAAGATTGCCGGCAAAAGCATTGTCGGGCACGCGGCGTCTGCACCCGCTGAGCTTTCGCCGGACAGGCTGGTGATCGTTGTCGGGCCGGGCATGGAAGGCATCGCTGATGACGTGCCAGGTGCTGTTGCTGTCGTTCAGCATGAGCGCCTGGGGACGGCACATGCGGTACTCACGGCGCGCCAGGCGCTTGCCGATTTCGACGGCGACCTAATGGTCCTCAATGGCGACGTGCCGCTCATTCAGCCAAAAACGCTGGTGGACCTGCGAGAGTCCATCACCACGGGTGCTGCCGTTGCTGTGCTCGGGTATCACTGCAGCACCGAGCACGCCTATGGACGACTGATTATTGATGAAAATGGCGCGCTCGACCGCATCGTCGAAAACAAGGATGCGACGGACGCGGAGAAGCAGACAAATCTGTGCAACTCGAATGCGATTGTTCTGGCTGCGGAGCACGCCTGGGACATTCTGACGGCAATCGGCAATGACAATGCACAGGGCGAGTACTACCTGCCGGATGTGGTCAAGGTTGCGCGGGCCAAAGGGCTCAACTGCACTTATGCGCTGGCGCCGGAAGACGAAGTTCACGGGATCAATTCACGGTCCGAGCTAGCCCGGGCTGAAGGTTTTCTGCAAGCGCGCCTGCGGCAACGGGCCATGGACGAGGGCGCAACCCTGATTGCTCCGGACACGGTGTTTTTCAGCCATGATACGAAGCTGGGACGCGACGTCATCGTGGAACCGCATGTGGTTTTCGGCCCCGGTGTCACCGTAGCGGACAACGTCACCGTCAAAGCATTCTCGCACCTTGAAGGAGCAACCGTCGCAGACAGCGCCACTGTGGGCCCCTATGTGCGGCTGCGGCCAGGCGCTGATGTGGGTGTCGGGGCCAAGATCGGCAACTTTGTCGAAGTGAAGAAAGCCTCCATCGAGGAGGGCGCCAAGGTCAGCCATCTGTCCTATATCGGTGACGCACGCATTGGCGCACACGCCAATGTAGGTGCAGGTACCATCACCTGTAACTACGATGGCTATGACAAGCACTTCACCGATGTGGGAGCGGGGGCGTTTATCGGCTCCAACACTTCCCTGGTGGCGCCGGTGAAAATTGCTGATGGCGGCTTTACCGGATCGGGCAGCGTTATCACCAAGAATGTAAGCGCTGACGCGCTGGCAGTGGAACGTGCGCAGCAGAAGGAGGTTGCCGGGTGGGCTGCCAAGTTCCGCGCGCGCAAGGAAGCTGCCAAGAAGAAGGGGTCTTAGGCCATGTGCGGCATTGTTGGTGTTATCGGCAAAAGCGATGTAGCTCCCGTCATTCTCGAGAGCCTGCGACGGCTCGAGTATCGCGGCTATGATAGTGCGGGCATCGCAACCCTGGTGGATGGTGCCATTGATCGCCGTCGAGCGATCGGCAAGCTCAATGCGCTGTCAGGCGAACTGGATCTCTCGCCCCTGAATGGCACCATTGGCATTGGCCATACCCGTTGGGCCACCCACGGCGCGCCAACTCAAAACAATGCACACCCCCATGCGACGGAAAATGTGGCCGTTGTTCACAATGGCATCATCGAGAACTTTCGCGAATTGCGGCAGGAGCTCGAGGCCGCGGGAGCAACCTTCTCGTCAGACACCGACACTGAGGTCATTGCTCATCTGATTAATGGCTACCTGGCTGACGGCAAGAAACCCAAGGATGCGGTGGAGGCAACACTGTCCCGCCTGGAAGGTGCCTTCGCGCTGGCGATCGTCTTCAAGGGCGAGAACAAGCTGATGATCGGTGCGCGTCAGGGCAGTCCGCTGGCGGTTGGCTATGGCGACGGCGAGATGTATCTGGGGTCCGACGCCTTTGCGCTGGCTCCCATGACAAACCGGGTGGCCTATCTGGAGGATGGCGACTGGGTCGTCATTACGGATACCAGCGCTGTTGTGTACAACGCCGAAGGCCGTGAAGTGTCGCGTCCAGTGCAGGTTGTTCCCGTGTCTGCGGCGCTCGTGGACAAGGGCAACCATCGCCACTTCATGGCAAAGGAAATCCACGAGCAGCCGGAAGTGGCCGGGCATGTGCTGGGTCACTATGTGGACCCGTACACGCAGACAACGCGGGTGCCGGACCTGCCATTTGATCTCGCGGACATTCCCAAGATCACCATCGTGGCTTGTGGCACAGCCTATTATGCGGCTGTGGTTGCCAAATACTGGTTCGAGCAGTTGGCGCGCGTTCCGGTGGAAGTGGATGTGGCGTCAGAGTTCCGCTATCGCGAAGGTGCGATGACGCCGGGCGGTCTGGCGCTCTTCATCAGCCAGTCAGGCGAGACCGCCGATACGCTTGCGGCGCTGCGCTATTGCCGTGAGAACGGACAACACATTGCCAGTATCGTGAATGTCACTGAGAGCACGATTGCGCGGGAGTCGGATCATATTTTCCCGACACTTGCCGGCCCCGAAATCGGCGTTGCCTCGACCAAAGCCTTTGTGTGTCAGCTGATGGTTCTGGCGATACTTGCCATTGCCACCGCACACCGGCGCGGCACAATTGATGATGCCGAGCACGCACGCCTCACAAGTGAACTGACCGCGATGCCCCGGCACCTGTCAGACGTCCTGCGGCTTGAGCCTCAGATCGAGAAACTCTCCTATGAGCTGTCGAATGCCCGCGACGTGCTTTATCTGGGGCGCGGTGTCAGTTTCCCGCTGGCGCTGGAAGGTGCGCTGAAGCTCAAGGAAATTTCCTACATTCATGCCGAGGGCTATCCGGCGGGTGAACTCAAGCACGGACCGATTGCACTTATTGATGACACGCTTCCGGTGATCGTCATCGCACCGTGGGACAAATTGTTTGAGAAGACCGTGTCCAACATGCAGGAAGTGATGGCGCGTGGCGGGCGGATCATTCTGCTGTCCGACAAGCGCGGCATCGACATTGCCGGAGATGAGGCGAGTGCATTGTTGCAGATGCCTGACGTCGATCCGTTCACGGCGCCGATCCTGTACGCCGTACCGCTTCAGCTGATCGCCTATCACACCGCCGTGCATAAAGGCACGGATGTGGATCAGCCACGCAATCTGGCAAAGTCAGTGACGGTCGAGTAGCTCCCTCGGTCATAGACCCAGGTAGAAACCGAAAGTCCATAAGACTTGAAGCATATTTCGATTCATTCACGTGAGAATGCGCACGAAATACGCTTTTAAACTGCCGAAAAACAAATTGCACAAACGCACTTCGCTGCAAGGCCTGATGGGTCATTGTTTGACCTGACTGGACCGTATGGGTGCGATCTGGGGGCATGAACCTCCGCCATACGTCTGCTAAGTTGAAGGAGTGACGTGGTGGAGCGATTCGTGAAATCTAAAACGACCACATTTGGCGTATCCCTTTGGGGACTAGTCCTGGGTGCTTTGGTAGTGCTTGCAGCAGGGCTTGCTATGCCTAGCGCAGCTCTATCGCAGGCCCAAAGTCAGCCACAAACTCAGGCGGAAGCTAAACAGGCCATTCTGGCGCGCACCAATGAGGCCACGCAGGCCCTTATTGACGGACGGCTAAATGACGCCTTGCGCCTGTTCAATGAAATCATCGCCACCAACGCCCAACTGCCGCGCATCATGGCAGCGGCCCACTATCATCGTGGCATCATCCACCAAAAACGCGGCGCGTTTAACGAGGCTGCAGCGGACTACACTACCGCGCTGTGGCTGGAAGAACTGCCGGACAACATGCGTGCACGGGCCCATTACAATCGTGGCACGGCGCTGGATAATCTGGGGCAGCAGGAGCGCGCCAAGCAGGATTTTGATCTGGCCATTTCCCTGGCCCCGGACATGTCTGCTGCTTACAACAACCGCGCAAATGTATTGCGCCGGGTAGGGGCTCTTGAGGCCGCCGTTGCGGACTATGACCAGTCCATTGCCCTTGGAAACCCGCTTCCGCATCTGCCGCACTACGGCCGGGCTATCGCCAAGGAAGCATTAGGTGACATAGAAGGCGCGCGGGCTGACCTCGAAAAGGCCATCTCTCTGGCGCCGGACTATGAGCCTGCCGGCGCAGCCCTTGCCGCCTTGCCGGCAGCGCCCTCGGCCCTTGCCGTTGCAGCCACACCGGAACCTGTGAAACCCGCAGCATCTGCCATGGCGGATCTTGCTGAGCTACCACCGGCTAAGATAGCAATCGTGGAAACCGCGATGCTTCCACCACCACCTGCGCCAACTCCGGTTTCAACTCCGACGTCTGCACAAGTGGCAAAACCGGTTCAGCCGCAGCGTGTTGAAGTGCCTTCGCGGATGTCGGTTGCCTCCGCTCCGGTGGCCATCCGTCCGGCGGCTGTTCCGCAGGCTCAGCAAGTAGCTCAGCAATGGGCGCAGCCGGTTCAGGCAGCCCCATCAGTCGAAGCGCGCCGCATCACCACAGCGGGCACAGCCCAACCGGTGACAGCAACCAAGACCGCACCCATGCCGATGATGGGTACATGGACGACGACCATTCTGCCTGCGGGAAGCAATGCAGTTCTGACGCTGGACGACGTGACGCCACAGCCAGCGCTCCCGGCCACCGCGTTGCGGACATCACAGGAAACGCAGATAGCCGCCATGGCACCACAACCCAGAACAGGGCTCTCGTTTCCCGGTGTTGCGACTGAAGGTTTCCGGCAGGCAGCTCTTGCGCCTGCTCCGGCTCTCCAGCGCAGCTATGCGCCATCAAGTTCAACAGGTTATGCGGTGCAACTTGCAAGCTTCCGTTCTGAGGCTGAGGCCGCACTGGCGTGGGAGAGTGTCCGGTCCTCCCACGCCACTACATTGCAGGATCGCGAGCATCTGGTGCAGCGTGCCGAGGTGCCCGGGAAAGGCACGTATTATCGCCTGCGTGTCGGCCCCATGGCGGGCAAGTCAACAGCAGCTGCATTGTGCAACACGCTGAAGGCCGAAGGTCAGGACTGCTACGTCACCAAGTTGTAAGACTGTGCCGCAGTGTCTGGCGTTTACGGACTGTCTGACGTGTGACTAGACTGCCCCGAAATTTATTCGGGGAGACGATTGATGGTTGCAGCACTCAAAAGCGAGTTTCTTTGTTCCATGGCGGCATCGCTTGATGCATCGCTGCCGGTTGGCGCGGGGCCCATCGGCAATCGCATGGTGGCTTATGTGGCCAGCGGCACAGTCGAAGGTGACAAACTCAAGGGTGATATATTGCCGGGCGGGGGTGACTGGGCGCTGGTCCGCCAGGATGGCTGCCTGGTGATTGATGTGCGCATCTGCATCAAGACCCATGATGGTGCGATCATCTATGTGACCTATGGCGGGCGGATGGACATTCCCGCTGACCTTCAGCCCAAGGTGTTTAATCCGCAGACTGCTGAAAGTGTGGATCCGGCCGACTACTATTTCCGAACCTGTCCGCTGTTTGAAACGGGTGACGAGCGCTATGCCTGGCTGAATCGCATTCAGGCTGTCGGTGTTGGCCGTCTGACCTCCACGGGCGTCAGCTACGATGTGCATCAAATCCTCTAAAGCGACTGGACAGGCCGTGCACGGGCCCTAGCTTTGCAGCTATGACTGATCACGACGACATTCCTCATCCGGAAACCAGCCAGGAAGCGCAGGCTATTGCGGCGGCGCGGACACTGATTGCGCAATATGGCGAGGACGCACAGGTCATTGCCATGATGCGCGTGTCCGAGCTTGGGTTCTCAGGCGATATTGACGGCTACACCCATTGGGAAATGGTGCTGGCTGCTGTTGAGGTGCTGACCGACGAAGCCGGTCCGCCGCGCCTCGACTCCTAGCTAGCGGCGTCGTTCTGATCGGCGTGCGAGGACGGGCGGCTTGCCACGTAAGCCGAGCCAAACATGCAAAGACCGACACCCAGTGCCGCTAAAGCCCAGTGCATATCAGCACCAAATATCATCCACGCAGATGCCAGCCCCATGCTGCTGAGTGCAAATAGTTTGGCGCGCGGCTTGATAACGCCATAGGTCTCCCATTCCACAATGAATGGGCCAAACAGCTTGTTTGAAATCAACCAGTGATGAAGGGCAGGTGACCCCTTGGCGAAAGCCCAGGCGGCGACCAGCAGGGGTCCTGTTGTGGGGATCAGCGGCAGGAACACGCCAACCGCACCAATCATCAAAAATGTGACGCCAAGGGCGATCCACAGGCCACGACGGGACATGTGCAACCAGCTATTGCGGAGCTCTTCCTTCACCGCCTCTTTGATGAGGCGGTCGGTTTCCGCAGGGTCTGTCTCGTCATCGTTGAGCCGCAAGAAGGCCTCCGCAGATGCTGCTGCATCCCACATGCCCAAATTGTTGTGCGACATCGGTCATTCCCCCTAAACTCCCGGCCAAACGATATTGAACAACACAAAACATGGGGAACGCGTTAATGACCCAGGACATCGGGATCACGTCGCTTGGCGGATATATTCCGCGCCTTCGCCTACAACGTAAGTCTGTTGCAGCCGCACACCAATGGCTGGCACCAAATTTAATGGGCAAGGCCAAGGGTGAACGATCCCTGGCAAACTGGGACGAAGACGCGCTCACCATGGCTGTAGAAGCCTCCCGGGACGCCCTGGGGAGGGATGATGACCGCAGCCATATTGACGCCATTTACTTTGCATCAACCACGATGCCATTTTCTGACCGCCTCAATGCGGGGATGGTGGCAGCGGCCCTGACGCTGGAAAGCGGCATCCAATCCGCTGACATTGCGTCTACCCAGCGCGCCGGCACAACGGCCCTCATTCAGGCCCTGAACGCAGTGGGCGCCGGCACCTCCAAGAACGCGCTGGTCGCCGCAGGTGAACACCGCCGGACACGGGCTGCCAGCACGCAGGAGATGGATTTCGGCGATGCGGGTGCCGCGTTGACCGTGGGTGCGGACAAGCTCATCGCAAAATTCATTGGCAGTCACACGGAGACGGTCGACTTTGTTGACCACTTCCGCGGCGAAGGCGAAGAGTTTGACTACAATTGGGAAGAGCGCTGGATCCGCGACGAGGGCTTTTCCAAAATCGTGCCCAAGGCGATTGCAGCGGTTCTGGAAAAGACAGGCATCAGTGCAGACGGCATCGATCATTTCGTGATGCCGTGCACGTTCCCGCGTCTGCCAGCCACCCTTGCCAAGAAGTCCGGTATCGATCCCGACAAGGTGCGCGACAACCTGGCCCTTAATTGTGGTGAAGCAGGTGCCGCCCACGGGCTGGTCATGCTGGTGCATGCGCTGCAGGACGCCAAGCCAGGCGAGAAAATTCTCGTGCTTCAGTTTGGTCAGGGCTGTGACGCACTGATCTTTGAAACGACTGACCTCATCGGAACCATGTCCGAAAAGCGCGGCATTACCGGATCGCTCGCGCAGGGCCGTCCGGAAGACAACTACATGAAGCTGCTGGTGTTCAACGAACTGGTTGAATGGGAGCAGGGCATGCGCGCGGAGCAGGACAACAAGACCGCGCTCACCACGCTGTACCGCAATGAAGACATGATCATGGGCCTTGTGGGCGGCAAGTGCACCAAGACGGGCACGGTGCAGTTCCCACGTTCGCGCATATCCGTAAACCCGAACGACCATACGGTGGATACGCAGGAGCCGTACAAGTTTGCCGAGAAGGAAGCGAAGATACTGTCCTGGTCAGCTGACTTCCTGTCA
The Pyruvatibacter sp. HU-CL02332 genome window above contains:
- a CDS encoding YbaN family protein, which translates into the protein MSHNNLGMWDAAASAEAFLRLNDDETDPAETDRLIKEAVKEELRNSWLHMSRRGLWIALGVTFLMIGAVGVFLPLIPTTGPLLVAAWAFAKGSPALHHWLISNKLFGPFIVEWETYGVIKPRAKLFALSSMGLASAWMIFGADMHWALAALGVGLCMFGSAYVASRPSSHADQNDAAS
- a CDS encoding 3-oxoacyl-[acyl-carrier-protein] synthase III C-terminal domain-containing protein; this translates as MTQDIGITSLGGYIPRLRLQRKSVAAAHQWLAPNLMGKAKGERSLANWDEDALTMAVEASRDALGRDDDRSHIDAIYFASTTMPFSDRLNAGMVAAALTLESGIQSADIASTQRAGTTALIQALNAVGAGTSKNALVAAGEHRRTRAASTQEMDFGDAGAALTVGADKLIAKFIGSHTETVDFVDHFRGEGEEFDYNWEERWIRDEGFSKIVPKAIAAVLEKTGISADGIDHFVMPCTFPRLPATLAKKSGIDPDKVRDNLALNCGEAGAAHGLVMLVHALQDAKPGEKILVLQFGQGCDALIFETTDLIGTMSEKRGITGSLAQGRPEDNYMKLLVFNELVEWEQGMRAEQDNKTALTTLYRNEDMIMGLVGGKCTKTGTVQFPRSRISVNPNDHTVDTQEPYKFAEKEAKILSWSADFLSFSKAPPNHYGMVTFEEGGRIMMSFTDVIPGTVDSGMEVDLAFRIHSKDSRRGFTRYFWKAVPRVSAQAGATAQAAE
- a CDS encoding nucleoside-diphosphate sugar epimerase/dehydratase encodes the protein MAGLNEKTLRRAVISAHDLGAAILAYPIAVFLRLGREAADHDPIVLGQAWLLFVIVAMGVMAGTRLDRGSWRYASIDDAFRIGRVSVIANMIFLLALFLLFRAEAIPRSVVLINIFVFAALLAGPRLLYRAYRDGRMATLLERGTHWRIPVLIVGAGDQAEAFHRQMLRDTDAPYRVIGILDDDPARIGTTIRGVRVHGPLAELAEITSKLERRGARPERLVLTADYEGSASRSDLFHMASELGMRLDRIPAQSTLRKEDGKQLEVQPVDVEDLLSRPQAQLDKSDMRHLLAGKRVVVTGAGGSIGSELVLQIAEFDPASITLLDQSEYNLYEIDRVLGEEYPDLPRTAHLCNVRNADQVDSIFAEASPQVVVHAAALKHVPLLEPQPSQAVLTNIHGSRNVADASVKCGADVMVMISTDKASDPISIMGASKRVAESYAQVLDIDQRNRPNGTRFVTVRFGNVLGSAGSVVPLFQKQLEKGGPLTVTDPEMVRYFMTIREAVQLVLFASAREMKLDASIGSILVLDMGEPVRIIDMARQMIRLAGLEPDEDIEIKITGARPGERLSEPLFDKREEHLPSGHPGLLLARPDVGGLAQVRQSIDQMVDLARKSDEAAVRTALEAQVSGAPKGDVSAAVASN
- the glmU gene encoding bifunctional UDP-N-acetylglucosamine diphosphorylase/glucosamine-1-phosphate N-acetyltransferase GlmU, translated to MTSPSSDTRPLAVVILAAGKGTRMRSDIPKVLHKIAGKSIVGHAASAPAELSPDRLVIVVGPGMEGIADDVPGAVAVVQHERLGTAHAVLTARQALADFDGDLMVLNGDVPLIQPKTLVDLRESITTGAAVAVLGYHCSTEHAYGRLIIDENGALDRIVENKDATDAEKQTNLCNSNAIVLAAEHAWDILTAIGNDNAQGEYYLPDVVKVARAKGLNCTYALAPEDEVHGINSRSELARAEGFLQARLRQRAMDEGATLIAPDTVFFSHDTKLGRDVIVEPHVVFGPGVTVADNVTVKAFSHLEGATVADSATVGPYVRLRPGADVGVGAKIGNFVEVKKASIEEGAKVSHLSYIGDARIGAHANVGAGTITCNYDGYDKHFTDVGAGAFIGSNTSLVAPVKIADGGFTGSGSVITKNVSADALAVERAQQKEVAGWAAKFRARKEAAKKKGS
- a CDS encoding DUF3237 domain-containing protein is translated as MVAALKSEFLCSMAASLDASLPVGAGPIGNRMVAYVASGTVEGDKLKGDILPGGGDWALVRQDGCLVIDVRICIKTHDGAIIYVTYGGRMDIPADLQPKVFNPQTAESVDPADYYFRTCPLFETGDERYAWLNRIQAVGVGRLTSTGVSYDVHQIL
- a CDS encoding tetratricopeptide repeat protein yields the protein MKSKTTTFGVSLWGLVLGALVVLAAGLAMPSAALSQAQSQPQTQAEAKQAILARTNEATQALIDGRLNDALRLFNEIIATNAQLPRIMAAAHYHRGIIHQKRGAFNEAAADYTTALWLEELPDNMRARAHYNRGTALDNLGQQERAKQDFDLAISLAPDMSAAYNNRANVLRRVGALEAAVADYDQSIALGNPLPHLPHYGRAIAKEALGDIEGARADLEKAISLAPDYEPAGAALAALPAAPSALAVAATPEPVKPAASAMADLAELPPAKIAIVETAMLPPPPAPTPVSTPTSAQVAKPVQPQRVEVPSRMSVASAPVAIRPAAVPQAQQVAQQWAQPVQAAPSVEARRITTAGTAQPVTATKTAPMPMMGTWTTTILPAGSNAVLTLDDVTPQPALPATALRTSQETQIAAMAPQPRTGLSFPGVATEGFRQAALAPAPALQRSYAPSSSTGYAVQLASFRSEAEAALAWESVRSSHATTLQDREHLVQRAEVPGKGTYYRLRVGPMAGKSTAAALCNTLKAEGQDCYVTKL
- the glmS gene encoding glutamine--fructose-6-phosphate transaminase (isomerizing), encoding MCGIVGVIGKSDVAPVILESLRRLEYRGYDSAGIATLVDGAIDRRRAIGKLNALSGELDLSPLNGTIGIGHTRWATHGAPTQNNAHPHATENVAVVHNGIIENFRELRQELEAAGATFSSDTDTEVIAHLINGYLADGKKPKDAVEATLSRLEGAFALAIVFKGENKLMIGARQGSPLAVGYGDGEMYLGSDAFALAPMTNRVAYLEDGDWVVITDTSAVVYNAEGREVSRPVQVVPVSAALVDKGNHRHFMAKEIHEQPEVAGHVLGHYVDPYTQTTRVPDLPFDLADIPKITIVACGTAYYAAVVAKYWFEQLARVPVEVDVASEFRYREGAMTPGGLALFISQSGETADTLAALRYCRENGQHIASIVNVTESTIARESDHIFPTLAGPEIGVASTKAFVCQLMVLAILAIATAHRRGTIDDAEHARLTSELTAMPRHLSDVLRLEPQIEKLSYELSNARDVLYLGRGVSFPLALEGALKLKEISYIHAEGYPAGELKHGPIALIDDTLPVIVIAPWDKLFEKTVSNMQEVMARGGRIILLSDKRGIDIAGDEASALLQMPDVDPFTAPILYAVPLQLIAYHTAVHKGTDVDQPRNLAKSVTVE